Proteins from a genomic interval of Sterolibacterium denitrificans:
- a CDS encoding plasmid partition protein ParG, with translation MKAGRPSAAKAGPTLSDLADKAATVRVNFDLDRAEHTKLKIYAAKTGRSITDILRELVRSLDEKSD, from the coding sequence ATGAAAGCAGGCCGCCCGAGCGCCGCGAAGGCTGGCCCTACCCTGTCCGACCTTGCCGACAAGGCCGCCACCGTCCGGGTGAATTTCGACCTCGACCGGGCCGAGCACACGAAGCTGAAGATTTACGCCGCCAAGACCGGGCGCAGCATCACGGACATTCTGCGCGAACTGGTGCGCTCACTTGATGAAAAGAGTGATTGA
- a CDS encoding helix-turn-helix transcriptional regulator, with protein MGQAQLRLFSPADEAGCYHDTARQGFFSLLMATGEGSGKKQDSYRLSQMPVVLSMLDHSRDTWLSQAEFIKPNRRVVNLARIGLLFADLDTYREPWAQGRSPEQLAAAVMFRCYDEGVPPPSILVFSGRGVQAKWLLDGTLPRQALPRWNACQRYLIDRLAGLGADPAAKDASRVLRLVNTVNSKSGEVCRVIHVEQGPDGEPIRYNFEYLAEALLPVARWDIEADRKARADRRQFKLLPGGQTGNLRTLNGRQLAWDRLEDLRTLAALRGGVAEGERMQHLFWRLNFLLLSGATHTGQMYHEAAALARELDPRWNYRSSELMTLYAKAKAHEAGEKVEFGGKQFAPLYTPKNDTLISLFHITDDEQRKLRTLISRDMAKERDRERHTARRRAAGAVDRAAYLEAASAKQAQALALKAQGLSVRAIAAQMGVSVGAVSGYLKAERGVQSPSVLQAQGAADA; from the coding sequence ATGGGGCAAGCACAGCTACGACTTTTCAGCCCAGCCGATGAGGCGGGTTGCTATCACGACACAGCCCGGCAGGGCTTTTTCTCGTTGCTCATGGCGACGGGCGAGGGCAGCGGCAAGAAGCAGGATAGTTACCGGCTGTCACAGATGCCCGTGGTGCTCTCCATGCTCGACCACAGCCGGGATACCTGGCTGTCTCAGGCCGAGTTCATCAAGCCAAACCGCCGTGTCGTCAATCTGGCCCGTATCGGGCTGCTGTTCGCCGATCTGGACACCTACCGCGAGCCGTGGGCGCAGGGGCGCAGCCCCGAGCAACTGGCCGCCGCTGTCATGTTCCGCTGCTACGACGAAGGCGTGCCGCCGCCGTCGATCCTCGTTTTCTCTGGCCGTGGCGTGCAAGCAAAGTGGCTGCTGGATGGCACCTTGCCGCGTCAGGCGCTGCCACGCTGGAATGCCTGCCAGCGTTACCTGATCGACCGTCTGGCCGGGCTGGGCGCTGATCCAGCGGCCAAGGATGCAAGCCGCGTGCTGCGGCTGGTCAATACGGTGAACAGCAAGAGCGGCGAGGTTTGCCGCGTCATCCACGTTGAGCAAGGCCCGGACGGCGAGCCGATCCGGTACAACTTCGAGTATCTGGCCGAGGCGCTGCTGCCGGTGGCCCGCTGGGACATCGAGGCCGACCGCAAGGCCCGCGCCGACCGTCGCCAGTTCAAGCTGCTGCCGGGCGGCCAAACCGGCAACCTGCGCACGCTCAACGGGCGGCAACTGGCGTGGGATCGTCTGGAGGACTTGCGCACGCTGGCCGCGCTGCGCGGCGGCGTGGCCGAAGGCGAGCGGATGCAGCACCTGTTTTGGCGGCTGAACTTCCTGCTGCTGTCCGGTGCGACGCACACGGGCCAGATGTACCACGAGGCCGCCGCGCTGGCCCGTGAGCTTGACCCACGGTGGAACTACCGCAGCAGCGAACTTATGACGCTGTACGCCAAGGCGAAGGCCCACGAAGCCGGGGAAAAGGTGGAGTTCGGCGGCAAGCAGTTTGCGCCGCTCTACACGCCAAAGAACGACACGCTTATCAGCCTGTTTCACATCACCGACGACGAGCAGCGCAAGCTGCGCACGCTCATCAGCCGGGACATGGCAAAGGAACGCGACAGGGAGCGCCACACGGCCCGCAGGCGTGCCGCGGGGGCTGTCGATCGTGCGGCCTATCTGGAAGCAGCCAGCGCCAAGCAGGCGCAGGCTTTGGCCCTCAAGGCGCAGGGTCTGAGCGTGCGGGCCATTGCTGCACAAATGGGGGTTTCTGTCGGCGCTGTGTCTGGCTACCTCAAGGCGGAAAGAGGCGTTCAAAGTCCGTCCGTATTACAGGCGCAGGGAGCCGCCGATGCGTGA
- the parA gene encoding ParA family partition ATPase, giving the protein MQVIAVLNQKGGAGKTTIATHLARALQLDGADVLLVDSDPQGSARDWAAVREDQPVPVVGIDRPTIERDLKSVARKDFVVIDGAPQAHDLAVSAMKAADCVLIPVQPSPYDIWATSDLVDLVKQRIELTDGKLKAAFVVSRAIKGTKIGAEVSEALAGYGLPILQTRITQRVIYPSSAASGTTAIDQEPTSEAAEEIRALAEEVRRFLNCTI; this is encoded by the coding sequence ATGCAAGTCATCGCCGTACTGAACCAGAAGGGCGGGGCGGGTAAAACCACCATCGCCACCCACCTTGCCCGCGCCCTGCAACTCGACGGCGCAGACGTGTTGCTGGTTGATTCCGATCCGCAGGGCAGCGCCCGCGATTGGGCCGCCGTCCGCGAGGATCAACCCGTGCCCGTGGTTGGCATCGACCGGCCCACCATCGAGCGCGATCTAAAGAGCGTGGCCCGGAAAGACTTTGTTGTGATCGACGGAGCGCCGCAGGCTCACGATCTGGCCGTGTCGGCAATGAAGGCCGCCGATTGCGTGCTGATCCCGGTGCAGCCGTCGCCCTACGACATTTGGGCAACCTCTGACCTCGTGGATTTGGTCAAGCAGCGCATCGAGCTTACCGACGGCAAGCTGAAAGCGGCTTTCGTGGTCAGCCGGGCGATCAAGGGCACCAAGATTGGCGCGGAAGTCTCCGAGGCGCTGGCCGGGTACGGCCTGCCGATCCTGCAAACGCGCATCACGCAGCGCGTCATCTACCCGAGCAGCGCGGCCAGCGGCACCACGGCCATTGACCAAGAGCCGACGAGCGAGGCCGCCGAGGAAATCCGGGCGCTGGCTGAGGAAGTGCGCCGTTTCCTCAATTGCACTATTTGA
- the parC gene encoding ParC family partition-associated protein: MDSSPYIFDLAKFNNVDEIRRVGYKAMVEMEPLSLEVLPPSHFKAFAKNAPHEIKGAVIENTERGLVIVLHVGNERRILGQYRGGIRFFRSFDGAAAVLRQHGVLHWTANAKGWIPRTLEAKERSSDG; the protein is encoded by the coding sequence ATGGACTCTAGTCCATACATTTTTGACTTGGCGAAATTTAATAATGTTGATGAAATACGGCGCGTGGGGTATAAAGCGATGGTTGAAATGGAACCGTTGAGTCTGGAGGTACTGCCGCCCTCTCATTTCAAGGCGTTTGCGAAGAACGCACCGCATGAGATCAAGGGCGCTGTCATCGAGAACACAGAGCGCGGGCTGGTGATCGTGCTGCACGTTGGCAACGAGCGGCGCATTCTCGGCCAGTACCGGGGAGGCATCCGGTTTTTTCGCTCTTTCGATGGCGCGGCGGCAGTGCTGCGGCAGCATGGTGTGCTGCACTGGACGGCGAATGCAAAAGGCTGGATTCCGCGAACTTTGGAAGCGAAGGAGCGGAGTTCAGATGGATGA